A stretch of the Bubalus kerabau isolate K-KA32 ecotype Philippines breed swamp buffalo chromosome 11, PCC_UOA_SB_1v2, whole genome shotgun sequence genome encodes the following:
- the CCT7 gene encoding T-complex protein 1 subunit eta: MMPTPVILLKEGTDSSQGIPQLVSNISACQVIAEAVRTTLGPRGMDKLIVDGRGKATISNDGATILKLLDVVHPAAKTLVDIAKSQDAEVGDGTTSVTLLAAEFLKQVKPYVEEGLHPQIIIRAFRTATQLAVNKIKEIAVTVKKEDKVEQRKLLEKCAMTALSSKLISQQKAFFAKMVVDAVMMLDDLLQLKMIGIKKVQGGALEESQLVAGVAFKKTFSYAGFEMQPKKYHNPMIALLNVELELKAEKDNAEIRVHTVEDYQAIVDAEWNILYDKLEKIHHSGAKVVLSKLPIGDVATQYFADRDMFCAGRVPEEDLKRTMMACGGSIQTSVNALSSDVLGRCQVFEETQIGGERYNFFTGCPKAKTCTIILRGGAEQFMEETERSLHDAIMIVRRAIKNDSVVAGGGAIEMELSKYLRDYSRTIPGKQQLLIGAYAKALEIIPRQLCDNAGFDATNILNKLRARHAQGGMWYGVDINTEDIADNFAAFVWEPAMVRINALTAASEAACLIVSVDETIKNPRSTVDASPAAGRGRGRGRLH; this comes from the exons GCAAAGCAACAATTTCTAATGATGGGGCCACAATTCTGAAACTCCTTGATGTTGTCCATCCTGCAGCGAAGACTTTAGTGGACATTGCAAAATCCCAAGATGCTGAG GTCGGTGACGGCACCACCTCAGTGACCCTGCTGGCTGCAGAATTTCTGAAACAGGTGAAACCCTACGTAGAGGAAGGTTTGCACCCGCAGATCATCATCCGCGCCTTCCGCACTGCCACACAGTTG GCAGTTAACAAGATCAAAGAGATCGCAGtgactgtgaagaaggaagaTAAAGT GGAGCAGAGGAAGCTGCTTGAGAAATGTGCCATGACTGCTCTGAGCTCCAAGCTGATCTCCCAGCAGAAAGCCTTCTTCGCTAAGATGGTGGTGGACGCGGTGATGATGCTTGATGATTTGCTGCAGCTTAAAATGATTGGAATCAAGAAGGTGCAAGGTGGAGCCCTAGAG GAGTCCCAGCTTGTCGCTGGCGTCGCATTCAAGAAGACTTTCTCTTATGCTGGGTTTGAAATGCAACCCAAAAAGTACCATAATCCAATGATTGCCCTTTTAAATGTTGAGCTCGAGCTGAAAGCTGAGAAAGATAATGCAGAAATCAGAGTCCATACAGTTGAG GATTATCAGGCAATTGTTGATGCTGAGTGGAACATTCTTTATGACAAGTTAGAGAAGATCCATCATTCCGGAGCCAAAGTCGTCTTGTCTAAACTCCCCATCGGGGATGTGGCCACCCAGTACTTTGCTGACAGGGACATGTTCTGCGCTGGCCGAGTGCCGGAGGAGGATCTGAAGAGGACAATGATG GCTTGTGGAGGCTCCATCCAGACCAGTGTGAATGCGCTGTCGTCAGATGTTCTGGGCCGCTGCCAGGTCTTTGAAGAGACTCAGATTGGAGGCGAGAG GTACAATTTCTTCACTGGCTGCCCTAAGGCCAAGACATGCACTATCATCCTCCGTGGTGGTGCAGAGCAATTCATGGAGGAGACAGAGCGGTCCCTGCACGACGCCATCATGATTGTCAGGAGGGCCATCAAG AATGATTCAGTGGTGGCTGGTGGTGGCGCCATCGAGATGGAGCTCTCCAAGTACCTGCGAGATTACTCAAGAACCATTCCAGGAAAACAGCAGCTACTGATTGGGGCCTATGCCAAGGCCTTGGAAATTATCCCACGCCAGCTCTGTGACAATGCTGGCTTTGATGCCACAAACATCCTCAACAAGCTCCGGGCTCGGCACGCCCAG GGGGGCATGTGGTACGGGGTGGACATCAACACTGAGGACATTGCTGACAACTTTGCGGCCTTTGTGTGGGAGCCAGCGATGGTGCGGATCAACGCCCTGACTGCCGCCTCCGAGGCCGCCTGCCTCATCGTGTCTGTCGATGAGACCATCAAGAACCCTCGCTCAACAGTGGATGCTTCCCCAGCCGCTGGCCGGGGCCGAGGTCGCGGCCGCCTTCACTGA